The following coding sequences are from one Triticum aestivum cultivar Chinese Spring chromosome 5A, IWGSC CS RefSeq v2.1, whole genome shotgun sequence window:
- the LOC123105356 gene encoding zinc finger A20 and AN1 domain-containing stress-associated protein 6, giving the protein MAQESWKEAEDTGVHAPEAPIMCINNCGFFGNRMTENMCSKCYRDTVKAKKMALLVENKTAAAVASSPTPMVAEIKDEASASAKEGKQVAEEEAPKPPSNRCLSCRKKVGLTGFKCRCGDTFCSMHRYADAHDCKFDYKQAGREQIAQQNPVVKADKVTRF; this is encoded by the coding sequence ATGGCGCAAGAGAGTTGGAAAGAGGCGGAGGATACGGGTGTCCACGCACCTGAGGCTCCGATAATGTGCATCAACAACTGTGGCTTCTTCGGCAACCGGATGACCGAAAACATGTGTTCAAAGTGTTACCGAGACACTGTCAAGGCCAAGAAGATGGCCCTTCTAGTCGAGAACaaaactgctgctgctgttgcatcGTCACCCACACCAATGGTGGCAGAGATCAAGGATGAAGCGTCTGCCTCAGCCAAAGAAGGAAAACAagtagccgaggaggaggcgccgaAGCCACCCAGCAACCGCTGCCTGTCGTGCCGGAAGAAGGTCGGGCTGACGGGGTTCAAGTGCCGCTGCGGAGACACCTTCTGCTCGATGCACCGCTATGCCGACGCGCACGATTGCAAGTTCGACTACAAGCAGGCCGGCAGGGAGCAGATCGCCCAGCAGAACCCCGTCGTCAAGGCTGACAAGGTCACCAGATTCTGA